The following coding sequences are from one Musa acuminata AAA Group cultivar baxijiao chromosome BXJ1-6, Cavendish_Baxijiao_AAA, whole genome shotgun sequence window:
- the LOC135586643 gene encoding acetolactate synthase small subunit 1, chloroplastic-like gives MAVATFLPSSSMMTKPFAGHRSRRDLVPGRGTTRTGDLPGAVALRSRPRGGFADIHASGAEDCSGETTPPPLSPLPPPTRHDPVRRHTISVFVGDESGMINRIAGVFARRGYNIESLAVGLNTDKALFTIAVSGTEKVLQQVVEQLYKLVNVLKVEDLSREPQVERELMLIKLSVDHHRRPEVLGLVDIFRAKVVDISENSITIEVTGDPGKIVAVQRSLSKFGIKEIARTGKIALRREKIGDTAPFWRFSAASYPDLESMSPMTILQSPSGTFSGDLEQSSGGDVYPVDPYNGFVVNQVLDAHWGVLDDEDSSGLRSHTLSILVNDIPGVLNIVTGVFSRRGYNIQSLAVGPAEKEGISCITTVVPGTDETIEKLVQQIYKLIDVHEVHDITHLPFAERELMLIKVAVNTAARRDILDIAEIFRAKAVDVSGHTITLELTGDLNKMVALQRLLEPYGICEVARTGRVALIRESGVNSNYLRGYALPI, from the exons ATGGCGGTCGCCACTTTTCTGCCGTCGTCCTCGATGATGACGAAACCTTTCGCGGGACATCGATCGCGCAGGGATTTGGTGCCCGGGAGGGGGACAACCAGGACCGGCGATTTACCCGGGGCCGTGGCGCTAAGATCGAGACCCCGGGGTGGGTTCGCGGACATCCACGCCTCCGGCGCTGAGGATTGTAGCGGCGAGACGACGCCGCCGCCCTTGAGCCCTTTGCCACCTCCGACGCGTCATGACCC GGTGAGACGCCATACAATTTCGGTCTTTGTTGGGGATGAAAGTGGAATGATAAATCGAATAGCTGGGGTTTTTGCTAGAAGAGGATACAACATTGAGTCACTAGCTGTCGGCTTGAATACGGACAAGGCGTTGTTCACTATAGCTGTCTCAGGCACCGAGAAAGTGTTGCAACAAGTTGTCGAGCAGCTTTATAAGCTTGTGAATGTTTTAAAG GTTGAAGATCTCTCAAGAGAGCCACAAGTGGAACGAGAATTGATGCTTATAAAACTCAGTGTGGACCACCACAGGCGCCCAGAG GTGTTGGGCTTGGTTGATATTTTTAGAGCAAAAGTAGTTGATATTTCAGAAAATTCTATTACTATAGAG GTAACTGGAGATCCTGGGAAAATAGTTGCAGTTCAGAGGAGCCTGAGCAAGTTTGGGATCAAGGAAATTGCTCGAACTGGCAAG ATTGCTTTAAGGAGGGAAAAAATTGGAGACACAGCCCCTTTCTGGAGATTCTCTGCTGCTTCTTATCCAGACCTTGAGAGCATGAGTCCCATGACTATTCTTCAGTCTCCCAGTGGAACATTCAGTGGCGACTTGGAACAATCATCTGGA GGAGATGTTTATCCGGTGGATCCCTACAATGGTTTTGTGGTCAATCAAGTTCTTGATGCACATTGGGGCGTTCTTGATGATGAAGAT TCAAGTGGACTTCGTTCACATACTTTATCCATCCTCGTAAATGACATTCCTGGGGTCCTGAACATTGTCACTGGGGTGTTCTCTCGCAGGGGTTACAATATTCAG AGTCTTGCTGTTGGTCCAGCTGAAAAGGAAGGTATATCTTGTATTACTACGGTGGTCCCTGGAACTGATGAAACTATTGAAAAGTTAGTACAGCAGATTTACAAGCTTATTGATGTCCATGAG GTTCACGATATCACTCATTTGCCTTTTGCTGAACGAGAGCTGATGCTTATAAAGGTTGCTGTAAACACTGCTGCCCGAAGAGATATCCTAGACATCGCTGAGATTTTTAGAGCAAAAGCTGTGGATGTTTCTGGTCATACAATCACACTTGAG CTCACTGGAGATTTGAACAAGATGGTCGCACTGCAAAGGTTATTGGAGCCCTATGGCATCTGTGAG GTGGCACGAACCGGTCGGGTCGCTCTAATTAGAGAGTCCGGTGTTAATTCCAATTATCTACGTGGTTATGCTCTTCCAATATAG
- the LOC135677708 gene encoding cytochrome b561 and DOMON domain-containing protein At3g07570-like encodes MKTSLVHVLLISSSFFCLSIVESQSSDSCASKLTVARLIPVINTTFLSCLTPLRSANFVLRYAKAGPGIWSFVLSAADPKSYVAVGFSGDGRMVGSSAIAGWITGSGAGIAKQYSLGGKKSSECPPDQGDLLLQGTPVVALQSSRLYLGFQLNVDQPPPYLIFAVGPDNGFPSSPTFLLPEQRDENSISVNYTALGVATSASGGSEEEEGGEGAFGAERKHALLVMLGWGVLMPIGIVVARYFKNWDPLWFYSHLSIQGLGFGLGLAGVILGFGLDDDGISGVGAHEGLGIAILVGGCLQVTALLARPGKASKVRKNWNWYHHYVGRAAVVCAVANVFYGFRIAEETKSWNIGYGVFVAVWGFIAIFLELRRCASEE; translated from the exons ATGAAGACCTCTCTCGTTCATGTCCTCCttatctcctcctccttcttctgtcTCTCCATTGTCGAGTCTCAGTCATCTGACTCCTGCGCTTCAAAGCTCACCGTCGCCCGTCTCATCCCTGTCATTAACACCACCTTCCTCAGCTGCCTCACTCCGCTGAGATCAGCCAACTTTGTCTTGAGA TATGCCAAGGCTGGTCCGGGCATCTGGAGCTTCGTCCTGTCGGCCGCCGACCCCAAGTCGTACGTCGCGGTCGGCTTCTCCGGCGACGGCAGGATGGTCGGGAGCAGCGCGATCGCCGGGTGGATTACTGGCTCCGGCGCCGGGATCGCCAAGCAGTATAGTCTCGGCGGGAAGAAGTCCAGCGAGTGCCCGCCGGACCAGGGCGATCTGTTGCTGCAAGGGACGCCGGTCGTGGCGCTGCAGTCGTCGCGGTTGTACCTCGGTTTCCAGCTCAACGTCGACCAGCCGCCGCCCTACCTCATCTTCGCGGTCGGCCCCGACAACGGCTTCCCCTCCTCCCCGACCTTTCTCTTGCCGGAGCAACGTGACGAAAACTCCATCTCCGTAAATTACACCGCCCTGG GGGTGGCGACCTCGGCCAGCGGCggcagcgaggaggaggagggaggcgaGGGGGCGTTCGGAGCGGAGAGGAAGCACGCGCTTCTAGTGATGCTGGGGTGGGGTGTGCTGATGCCTATCGGCATCGTGGTGGCGCGCTACTTCAAGAACTGGGATCCGCTCTGGTTCTACTCCCACCTGTCGATCCAAGGGCTTGGATTCGGACTGGGCCTGGCCGGGGTCATACTTGGGTTCGGCCTCGACGACGACGGCATCAGCGGCGTGGGCGCCCACGAGGGCCTCGGCATTGCCATTCTAGTCGGTGGCTGCCTTCAG GTGACCGCCCTGCTTGCTCGCCCCGGCAAAGCATCCAAGGTGAGGAAGAACTGGAACTGGTACCACCACTACGTCGGCAGGGCCGCCGTGGTGTGTGCGGTGGCGAACGTATTCTACGGCTTCAGGATAGCCGAGGAGACCAAGTCGTGGAACATTGGCTATGGCGTTTTCGTGGCGGTGTGGGGGTTCATCGCCATATTTCTGGAGCTCAGAAGGTGCGCGAGCGAGGAGTGA
- the LOC135677418 gene encoding uncharacterized protein LOC135677418, with protein sequence MGKRSYKECLMKKSEAKKKPTQSRNPLKDLNGGSVPPPLGSSEAPTGGCFRFLLSHSSDKESLARSKPAPITHRSAPSNSRNVPSNSKNPTIPSRYQTFQKNASKSDVEADKQLVSRKASNPRNADLFQRCNKRKHISNCKNFEKLMSTPTSATIPPVEASISPEVPVKASAVAVTPVCFAAGHVIARVRDRRKCRARGILTVGGREPEVEKVHVGRTDRTQASVTLPPPPPAEASMHWLSSPSENVDMALDSSFNSSSKVLAAEASVDWLLSPCKDGEGMHKDELLMGNRTSPDRGSWRFFPDNSIREKSPELSGLMSLDSPSLETTLSSGIGIQKTPSTGGSVSPFSMILGIAKTSKTKRIRPQQETGRHHNCSVLENSLFSGNSWIEGHVTGKPLSFSSSRKKYDLGDFKMDAMAESLENVSLSPEPLSNDTSCRAPLPGLSFQFRCHTSNSVDFNHLQNLYCDRISIVKDASAKEEVLPSSQTRVSWREEPISRVLEMGKLDHCQWLSDDDNFVHHEEHRGASIPDLKSDCGSSSSILKNPTETIAPVGFGHVEFVSEAKRSETEVSPRGPISCAESIGMEGLVLDSSGDSDWTLFYKTHLFEV encoded by the coding sequence ATGGGGAAGAGGAGCTACAAGGAGTGTTTGATGAAGAAATCGGAGGCCAAGAAGAAGCCGACACAGAGTAGAAATCCATTGAAGGATCTCAACGGCGGCTCCGTTCCTCCTCCTCTGGGCTCCTCGGAGGCACCCACAGGGGGGTGCTTCAGATTCTTGCTCTCTCATTCCTCTGACAAAGAATCGCTAGCCCGGTCGAAGCCAGCGCCGATAACTCACCGATCGGCCCCTTCGAATTCTAGGAATGTACCCTCCAACTCCAAGAACCCTACGATCCCCTCGAGGTATCAAACCTTCCAAAAGAACGCATCAAAGTCCGATGTTGAAGCCGACAAGCAGCTCGTATCGAGGAAAGCATCGAATCCAAGAAACGCGGATCTCTTTCAGCGGTGCAATAAGAGGAAACATATCTCCAACTGCAAGAATTTTGAGAAGTTGATGAGTACACCGACTTCAGCCACCATTCCTCCCGTTGAAGCATCCATTTCGCCGGAGGTTCCCGTGAAGGCCTCTGCAGTGGCTGTGACACCTGTATGCTTCGCTGCAGGCCATGTGATCGCCAGAGTGCGCGACCGGAGGAAATGTAGGGCAAGAGGCATACTTACCGTCGGCGGAAGGGAGCCGGAGGTTGAAAAGGTTCATGTTGGACGTACTGATCGAACTCAGGCTTCTGTAacactccctcctcctcctccagcggAGGCATCCATGCATTGGCTTTCTTCACCTTCAGAGAATGTTGATATGGCTCTCGATAGCAGTTTCAATTCTAGTTCTAAAGTTCTTGCCGCTGAAGCTTCTGTGGATTGGCTTCTTTCTCCTTGTAAAGATGGAGAAGGTATGCACAAAGATGAGTTGTTGATGGGGAACAGAACTTCACCTGATCGTGGATCTTGGAGGTTTTTTCCTGATAATTCTATCAGGGAGAAATCACCTGAACTCAGTGGGTTGATGAGCCTCGATTCTCCAAGTTTAGAAACAACACTGTCATCTGGTATTGGAATTCAGAAAACTCCTAGTACTGGTGGTAGTGTCAGTCCTTTCTCTATGATCCTGGGGATCGCAAAGACATCCAAAACCAAACGTATTAGGCCTCAGCAAGAGACGGGACGACATCATAATTGCTCTGTCTTAGAGAACTCGCTGTTTTCTGGGAACTCTTGGATTGAAGGCCATGTTACCGGCAAGCCATTGTCTTTTTCGAGTTCAAGAAAGAAATATGATCTGGGTGATTTTAAGATGGATGCAATGGCAGAGTCTCTTGAAAACGTTAGCTTGTCACCGGAGCCACTAAGCAATGATACAAGTTGTCGAGCACCATTGCCTGGGCTTAGTTTCCAGTTTCGATGTCATACGTCAAACTCTGTAGATTTTAATCATTTGCAGAATCTCTACTGTGATAGGATCTCTATTGTAAAGGATGCTTCTGCTAAAGAAGAGGTTTTACCTAGTTCTCAAACAAGGGTATCGTGGAGAGAGGAACCTATCAGTAGGGTCTTGGAGATGGGGAAGTTGGATCACTGCCAGTGGCTTTCAGATGATGACAACTTTGTTCACCATGAAGAACACAGAGGAGCATCCATTCCTGATCTTAAGTCTGACTGTGGAAGTAGCAGCTCCATTTTAAAGAATCCAACAGAAACTATTGCACCAGTTGGTTTTGGACATGTTGAGTTTGTGTCTGAagctaaaaggagtgaaacagaaGTTTCTCCACGAGGACCTATCTCATGTGCAGAATCCATTGGCATGGAGGGGCTTGTGCTGGACTCTTCTGGTGATTCTGATTGGACATTGTTCTACAAAACCCACTTATTTGAAGTATGA
- the LOC135583293 gene encoding ankyrin repeat protein SKIP35-like yields the protein MESEKKILMVDENDCGDLVKDCKPEDILCSEIVMDENGVLWYVDGNDGFEGEKGEGSNVLFAREAPLSTKDPLTSKDYSCGTNKFRLMESEIRRKDKNKQEKKLSRKDRIELGRLFQGALSSQDLELAENFILLADPQTLNDMLCITLDSIWFLTTKQELNGVTGMIKKIVANGANDFTRATLRTSFLASCVSACQSKTMSLADTVGIMAQRLHERLRECHGDEVLKAEAGVKVQKFTDWALKCIGIHSRCRKDRDRRNYSTIFEVQLQLSAFKSFLDLAGNSLTGKDFTEAFDAACFPLTLFSSSFDPGWAFGISATVIQGLLGMLVEGGADNVNQCFLEASRFGSTELVRILLQIAQRNSLDVDVELALGFASHHCKIGTMECLVEEGNAGAFLGPLLRAAERGCMQVVQWFVDRGCRDMELCIALTASVASSQVGIAAYLLPRIPEHVLAALSIEILKAAAERSSGSLAGVEFLLRNNFLGDPVATYAVADSIAESSDDEAVAPDLRAFLKEHWSEAAFAEGLNYGQNHFVNFMRILRRGGSPICLRDLPPSLVTAIAYLSLYRECRKAGGLLLPQKLRGQLVEAASKVAGRPVDKNSQAGDLMAVLEHHLPTFFLQSPTTTSPPL from the exons ATGGAGAGCGAAAAAAAGATCTTGATGGTCGATGAGAATGATTGTGGAGATCTGGTGAAAGATTGTAAACCAGAGGACATCTTGTGCTCAGAGATAgtaatggatgaaaatggtgtacTTTGGTACGTGGATGGTAATGACGGTTTTGAGGGCGAGAAGGGTGAGGGAAGCAATGTGCTTTTTGCAAGGGAGGCTCCTCTCTCGACAAAAGACCCTCTGACCTCCAAAGATTATAGCTGTGGCACCAACAAGTTCAGATTGATGGAATCTGAAATCCGAAGGAAGGACAAAAATAAACAGGAGAAGAAGCTCAGCAGGAAGGATAGGATCGAGCTTGGTCGTTTGTTTCAGGGTGCATTGAGTTCTCAGGATTTAGAGCTCGCTGAGAACTTCATTCTGTTGGCAGATCCACAAACTCTTAATGATATGCTGTGCATAACATTAGACTCCATATGGTTCTTGACAACTAAGCAAGAACTGAATGGTGTTACTGGGAtgatcaagaagatcgtcgccaATGGAGCTAATGACTTCACGAGGGCTACCCTCAGGACATCGTTTCTGGCTTCATGTGTTTCTGCATGTCAGAGCAAAACAATGAGTTTGGCTGATACAGTGGGTATCATGGCCCAAAG GTTGCATGAGCGTCTTCGAGAATGTCATGGTGATGAAGTTTTGAAGGCAGAAGCAGGTGTGAAGGTCCAGAAGTTCACAGACTGGGCTTTGAAGTGCATTGGGATTCACTCTCGGTGCCGAAAGGATAGGGACAGAAGGAATTACAGCACAATTTTTGAGGTCCAACTTCAGTTGTCAGCTTTCAAAAGCTTTTTAGATCTTGCTGGCAACAGCCTTACCGGAAAGGATTTTACTGAAGCTTTTGACGCAGCATGCTTCCCTCTTACTCTATTCTCTAGCTCGTTTGATCCGGGTTGGGCATTTGGAATATCGGCAACTGTAATACAAGGATTACTTGGGATGCTAGTGGAGGGTGGTGCGGACAATGTAAACCAATGCTTTCTCGAGGCTTCAAGATTTGGAAGTACAGAGCTTGTCCGAATCTTGCTACAG aTTGCTCAAAGGAACAGCTTGGATGTTGATGTTGAACTTGCCTTAGGCTTTGCCTCTCACCACTGTAAGATTGGAACCATGGAATGCTTGGTGGAAGAAGGGAATGCTGGGGCCTTCCTTGGTCCTTTGTTGCGAGCGGCTGAGAGGGGCTGCATGCAGGTAGTTCAATGGTTTGTCGATCGGGGATGTAGGGATATGGAACTATGCATTGCACTTACTGCTTCCGTCGCTAGCAGCCAGGTGGGTATTGCAGCTTACCTTCTCCCACGCATCCCAGAGCATGTCCTTGCTGCCCTCAGCATTGAGATCCTAAAGGCAGCAGCTGAGAGAAGCAGTGGCTCGCTAGCTGGTGTTGAATTCCTTCTGCGCAACAACTTCCTTGGTGACCCTGTGGCAACATATGCCGTGGCTGACAGCATTGCCGAGTCCAGTGACGATGAGGCTGTGGCCCCTGACCTGAGAGCTTTTCTGAAGGAGCATTGGTCGGAGGCAGCATTTGCTGAGGGCTTGAATTATGGGCAGAACCACTTTGTGAATTTTATGAGGATTCTGAGAAGGGGTGGCTCACCCATCTGTCTCAGGGATCTTCCGCCGTCCCTGGTGACGGCCATAGCGTACCTATCGCTGTACAGAGAGTGTCGGAAGGCAGGTGGGTTGTTGTTGCCGCAGAAACTGAGAGGGCAACTTGTGGAGGCAGCTAGCAAGGTCGCGGGGAGGCCGGTGGACAAGAACAGCCAGGCAGGAGACCTTATGGCAGTTTTGGAGCATCACCTACCGACCTTCTTTCTGCAATCCCCAACCACCACCAGCCCCCCACTATAG
- the LOC135676196 gene encoding uncharacterized protein LOC135676196: MGMMSITSAAPEASSPAHCRAHKAFLLSNYVLLGAASSCIFLTLSLRLLPSACGFLLILLQALTIAAAIAGCAAASSGSSTRWYGAHMVATVLAAILQGAVAVLVFTRTSDFLAEGLKSYVREEDGAVILRMVGGLCVVIFCMEWVVMALAFVLRYYAYVDGGSAKVQQGEYTTGTWQPFQV, encoded by the coding sequence ATGGGGATGATGTCCATCACCTCCGCGGCCCCGGAGGCGTCCTCGCCGGCGCACTGCCGAGCCCACAAGGCCTTCCTCCTCAGCAACTACGTGCTGCTGGGCGCCGCCTCCAGCTGCATCTTCCTCACCCTCTCCCTCCGCCTCCTCCCCTCGGCCTGCGGCTTCCTCCTCATACTCCTCCAGGCGCTCACCATCGCCGCCGCGATCGCAGGCTGCGCGGCGGCCTCCTCCGGCTCCTCCACTCGCTGGTACGGCGCCCACATGGTCGCCACCGTCCTGGCCGCCATCCTCCAGGGGGCCGTCGCCGTGCTGGTGTTCACGAGGACGTCGGACTTCCTGGCGGAGGGGCTCAAGTCGTACGTGAGGGAGGAGGACGGGGCGGTGATACTGAGGATGGTGGGGGGCCTGTGCGTGGTCATCTTCTGCATGGAGTGGGTGGTGATGGCGCTGGCCTTCGTGTTGAGGTACTACGCCTATGTGGATGGGGGAAGCGCCAAGGTGCAGCAGGGGGAGTATACCACCGGTACATGGCAGCCGTTCCAGGTCTGA
- the LOC135676194 gene encoding fructokinase-1-like, whose protein sequence is MAKDLIVCFGEMLIDFVPTVSGVSLAEAPGFIKAPGGAPANVAIAVARLGGRAAFVGKLGDDEFGRMLAGILRDNGVDDGGVSFDTGARTALAFVTLRADGEREFMFYRNPSADMLLTEGELNLDVIKSAAVFHYGSISLITEPCRSAHLKAMEVARQAGALLSYDPNLRLPLWPSAEEAREQILSIWDEADIIKVSDVELEFLTGQESVEDDVVLTLWRPAFKLLVVTLGEKGCKYYTKDFRGSLDGYAVDTVDTTGAGDAFVGAMLRKIVDDQSVLQDEGKLREVLKFSNACGAITTTEKGAIPALPSEPAAVELLKRN, encoded by the exons ATGGCGAAGGACCTGATCGTGTGCTTCGGTGAGATGCTGATCGACTTCGTGCCGACGGTCTCCGGGGTGTCGCTGGCGGAGGCCCCGGGGTTCATCAAGGCGCCCGGCGGCGCCCCGGCCAACGTGGCCATCGCCGTGGCCAGGCTCGGCGGGCGAGCagccttcgtcggcaagctcggcGACGACGAGTTCGGGCGGATGCTGGCGGGCATCCTGAGGGACAACGGCGTCGACGACGGCGGGGTCTCGTTCGACACCGGCGCCCGCACCGCGCTCGCCTTCGTCACCCTCAGGGCCGACGGCGAGCGCGAGTTCATGTTCTACCGCAACCCCAGCGCCGACATGCTCCTCACCGAGGGCGAGCTCAACCTCGACGTCATCAAAAGC GCTGCGGTGTTCCACTACGGATCCATAAGCTTAATAACCGAGCCGTGCCGATCGGCTCATCTGAAGGCCATGGAAGTGGCGAGACAAGCAGGGGCGTTGCTCTCCTACGACCCGAACCTCCGGCTGCCGCTGTGGCCGTCGGCAGAGGAGGCGCGAGAGCAGATCCTGAGCATCTGGGACGAGGCTGACATCATCAAGGTCAGCGACGTCGAGCTGGAGTTCCTGACGGGGCAAGAGTCGGTGGAAGACGACGTGGTGCTGACCCTGTGGAGGCCGGCGTTCAAGCTGCTGGTGGTGACGCTCGGGGAGAAGGGATGCAAGTACTACACCAAG GATTTCCGGGGCAGCTTGGACGGGTATGCTGTCGACACAGTGGACACGACCGGAGCAGGAGATGCATTCGTGGGCGCCATGCTGAGGAAGATCGTCGACGACCAGTCTGTGTTGCAA GATGAGGGGAAGCTGAGGGAGGTGCTCAAGTTTTCCAACGCCTGCGGAGCCATCACCACCACCGAGAAGGGGGCAATTCCTGCTTTGCCGAGTGAGCCTGCAGCAGTGGAGCTCCTGAAGAGAAACTGA
- the LOC135676195 gene encoding uncharacterized protein LOC135676195, with the protein MSEGWCCGRSLALFALVILLPIWIARGFQSDELLQDDEEFGLEGGRPAAGPKPSTNPVRSPIRRRPDLDPPSGSADSNSVQFSLEHNLGGSEFSPAGTFTARLKSWSHGGQTLTKLRFSRNALTEGEKRAFERLLKEDGHYTIRVPSNVLNPSGEDYVISSVRARCIPRESLDEHFVIHTDGVNIIAVNYGSAGACRYPRLLRYPAKWSFTSYTVLKNSEQAPRTPTFAEELLAGEDGLGEGVKPPEKSFWAKYWMYLVPLGFIVMNAMTQAMNMPEEQQVAGQSTSQGQVAQRAPTTATTTAVRRR; encoded by the exons ATGAGCGAGGGTTGGTGTTGCGGACGATCTTTGGCGCTCTTCGCTCTGGTCATCCTCCTCCCGATCTGGATCGCCCGTGGCTTCCAGTCCGACGAGTTGCTGCAGGACGACGAGGAGTTCGGGCTCGAGGGTGGCCGGCCGGCCGCCGGCCCCAAGCCCTCGACGAACCCCGTCCGGTCGCCGATCCGCCGGAGACCCGATCTTGACCCGCCATCCGGCTCTGCGGACTCGAATTCGGTACAATTCTCCCTGGAGCACAACCTTGGAGGTTCTGAATTCTCGCCTGCAGGAACTTTCACGGCCCGCCTTAAATCTTGGAGCCATGGAGGACAG ACTCTAACAAAGCTTCGGTTCTCGAGGAATGCGCTTACGGAAGGAGAAAAGCGagcttttgaa AGGCTATTGAAAGAAGACGGTCATTATACGATCAGAGTACCATCGAATGTGTTGAATCCTTCCGGAGAAGATTATGTTATTTCATCAGTCAGAGCT CGCTGCATTCCCCGGGAGAGTTTGGATGAACACTTTGTTATTCATACG GATGGTGTGAACATCATTGCAGTTAATTATGGTTCTGCTGGAGCATGCCGATATCCTCGATTACTGAGATAC CCTGCAAAATGGTCATTCACATCCTATACAGTCCTGAAGAATAGTGAGCAAGCTCCAAG AACTCCAACATTTGCCGAAGAATTGCTTGCCGGGGAGGATGGACTTGGTGAAGGTGTGAAGCCACCTGAAAAATCTTTTTGGGCTAAATAT TGGATGTATTTAGTTCCTCTTGGCTTCATCGTGATGAATGCCATGACACAAGCCATGAACATGCCAGAGGAACAACAAGTTGCTGGGCAATCTACTTCTCAAGGGCAAGTAGCACAGCGGGCACCAACTACTGCTACTACTACTGCTGTGAGAAGAAGATAG